From a single Rosa rugosa chromosome 7, drRosRugo1.1, whole genome shotgun sequence genomic region:
- the LOC133721906 gene encoding uncharacterized protein LOC133721906: MDMNDVEQIPAPQPGKSSLSSESSPCLSLSSSEEELQDMPLAPPKMMSRKRLCKQLSMCETPRDIAWEKRRRQILKQERKRNGNGDSPGAAAEPEGDDMNLTDEDLHELKGCIELGFGFNEEEGQRLCPTLPALDLYFAVNRQFSPSPISSPNSSRHSTSSIGGATSSFGGLSASFGSPSPRSDSDGWKICSPGDNPQQVKTKLRHWAQAVACSVMQSY; the protein is encoded by the exons ATGGATATGAACGACGTCGAGCAAATACCCGCGCCGCAGCCGGGTAAGTCATCGCTGTCCTCGGAGTCATCGCCGTGCCTGTCGCTTTCGTCCTCCGAGGAGGAGCTGCAGGACATGCCGCTGGCGCCGCCGAAGATGATGAGCCGGAAGAGGCTGTGCAAGCAGCTGTCCATGTGCGAGACGCCGCGTGACATTGCATGGGAGAAGCGGCGCCGGCAAATTCTGAAGCAGGAGAGGAAGAGGAACGGAAACGGTGACTCCCCCGGCGCCGCCGCCGAACCAGAGGGAGACGACATGAACCTGACCGACGAGGACTTGCATGAGCTGAAAGGGTGTATagagctagggtttgggtttAATGAGGAAGAGGGTCAACGGTTGTGCCCCACATTGCCGGCTCTTGACCTTTACTTTGCCGTTAACCGCCAGTTCTCGCCGAGTCCGATCTCCTCGCCGAATAGCAGCCGACATTCCACGTCGTCAATTGGTGGTGCGACGTCGTCGTTTGGTGGACTTTCAGCGTCGTTTGGAAGCCCTAGCCCTAGGAGCGACAGTGATGGATGGAAGATATGCAGCCCAG GTGATAATCCTCAACAGGTGAAGACCAAGTTGAGGCATTGGGCGCAAGCAGTTGCTTGTTCAGTTATGCAATCTTATTGA
- the LOC133721907 gene encoding uncharacterized protein LOC133721907 isoform X1: protein MAAFWLHKHHPKTRLQPRVLLRDRLLEGPAGDRVPASGGRGREEETEGGVAGEEMRRRQEATGIRIRRRNRVELREEENQKKERKMEREEDDSVSEVLRDRFRLSTISIADAEVLQAAKRSGMEISEPVVACISDLAFKFTGLFALETWSNKQCQAFPKLQVTEISKLSSSDLISISRELGI from the exons ATGGCGGCGTTTTGGCTCCACAAGCACCACCCCAAAACTCGCCTGCAACCTCGCGTCCTTCTCCGAGATCGGTTACTTGAAGGACCTGCCGGAGATCGTGTACCGGCTTCTGGAGGGCGAGGACGTGAGGAAGAAACAGAAGGCGGAGTGGCGGGAGAGGAAATGCGCCGGAGGCAGGAAGCGACGGGAATCCGGATCCGACGGCGAAACCGGGTTGAGCTCCGAGAAGAAGAGAATcagaaaaaagagaggaaaatggagagagaagaagacgaTTCAGTGAGCGAGGTTCTCAGAGATCGATTCAGACTCTCCACCATCTCTATCGCCGATGCCGAAG TTCTCCAAGCAGCGAAGAGAAGCGGCATGGAGATATCGGAACCCGTGGTGGCTTGCATTTCCGACTTGGCCTTCAAATTTACTG GTCTCTTTGCTTTGGAGACATGGAGCAATAAGCAATGCCAAGCATTCCCCAAATTGCAAGTAACCGAAATTTCAAAGCTTTCGTCTTCGGATTTGATCTCAATCAGTAGAGAATTAGGCATTTGA
- the LOC133721907 gene encoding uncharacterized protein LOC133721907 isoform X2 → MAAFWLHKHHPKTRLQPRVLLRDRLLEGPAGDRVPASGGRGREEETEGGVAGEEMRRRQEATGIRIRRRNRVELREEENQKKERKMEREEDDSVSEVLRDRFRLSTISIADAEAKRSGMEISEPVVACISDLAFKFTGLFALETWSNKQCQAFPKLQVTEISKLSSSDLISISRELGI, encoded by the exons ATGGCGGCGTTTTGGCTCCACAAGCACCACCCCAAAACTCGCCTGCAACCTCGCGTCCTTCTCCGAGATCGGTTACTTGAAGGACCTGCCGGAGATCGTGTACCGGCTTCTGGAGGGCGAGGACGTGAGGAAGAAACAGAAGGCGGAGTGGCGGGAGAGGAAATGCGCCGGAGGCAGGAAGCGACGGGAATCCGGATCCGACGGCGAAACCGGGTTGAGCTCCGAGAAGAAGAGAATcagaaaaaagagaggaaaatggagagagaagaagacgaTTCAGTGAGCGAGGTTCTCAGAGATCGATTCAGACTCTCCACCATCTCTATCGCCGATGCCGAAG CGAAGAGAAGCGGCATGGAGATATCGGAACCCGTGGTGGCTTGCATTTCCGACTTGGCCTTCAAATTTACTG GTCTCTTTGCTTTGGAGACATGGAGCAATAAGCAATGCCAAGCATTCCCCAAATTGCAAGTAACCGAAATTTCAAAGCTTTCGTCTTCGGATTTGATCTCAATCAGTAGAGAATTAGGCATTTGA
- the LOC133721907 gene encoding uncharacterized protein LOC133721907 isoform X3, protein MAAFWLHKHHPKTRLQPRVLLRDRLLEGPAGDRVPASGGRGREEETEGGVAGEEMRRRQEATGIRIRRRNRVELREEENQKKERKMEREEDDSVSEVLRDRFRLSTISIADAEVFNSSSPSSEEKRHGDIGTRGGLHFRLGLQIYWSLCFGDMEQ, encoded by the exons ATGGCGGCGTTTTGGCTCCACAAGCACCACCCCAAAACTCGCCTGCAACCTCGCGTCCTTCTCCGAGATCGGTTACTTGAAGGACCTGCCGGAGATCGTGTACCGGCTTCTGGAGGGCGAGGACGTGAGGAAGAAACAGAAGGCGGAGTGGCGGGAGAGGAAATGCGCCGGAGGCAGGAAGCGACGGGAATCCGGATCCGACGGCGAAACCGGGTTGAGCTCCGAGAAGAAGAGAATcagaaaaaagagaggaaaatggagagagaagaagacgaTTCAGTGAGCGAGGTTCTCAGAGATCGATTCAGACTCTCCACCATCTCTATCGCCGATGCCGAAG ttTTCAATTCTAGTTCTCCAAGCAGCGAAGAGAAGCGGCATGGAGATATCGGAACCCGTGGTGGCTTGCATTTCCGACTTGGCCTTCAAATTTACTG GTCTCTTTGCTTTGGAGACATGGAGCAATAA
- the LOC133721905 gene encoding uncharacterized protein LOC133721905, which yields MDPDASDALAAREIVQQFLNAACTGDVDLLKKLAGKLDEGKGLAKTVADIKDANKRGALHFAAREGQSEMCKYLLEELKLDVDTKDEDGDTPLIHAARLGHTDTAKLLLEYGANPSIASDLGATALHHSAGLGNIELLRYLISKGVDVNSQSDAGSPLIWAAGHDQPDAVKVLLEHHANPNAESDDDITPLLSSVAAGSLACLELLIQAGAKVNMSAGGATPLHIAADIGNLEIIKCLLKAGADPNVTDEEGLKPIQVAAASGNRSAVEILFPLTSQVETISKWTVDGILEYMQSETSRQQEQPRNTKELNVPKDSTSLKKELPEVTPEAKKRAAEAKSRGGDAFSRKDYQAAVDAYTQAIDLDPTDAIFLSNRSLCWLRLGQAEHALADAKACRALKPDWPKACFREGAALRLMQKFDEAANCFYEGVQLDPESKELVDAFREAVEAGRQFHSKDKQKPKP from the exons aTGGACCCTGACGCTTCTGATGCACTTGCAG CTAGGGAAATAGTGCAGCAGTTTCTGAATGCTGCATGTACTGGGGATGTTGATCTCTTAAAGA agTTGGCGGGGAAACTTGATGAAGGGAAGGGATTGGCCAAAACTGTGGCTGATATTAAGGATGCCAACAAGCGCGGCGCACTTCATTTTGCTGCAAGAGAGGGCCAGTCTGAGATGTGCAAGTACTTGCTGGAGGAATTGAAACTTGATGTTGATACCAAAGACGAAGATG GCGACACTCCCCTTATTCATGCTGCTCGCCTAGGCCATACTGATACTGCAAAACTGCTTCTTGAGTATGGTGCCAATCCGTCTATAGCCAGTGATTTAGGGGCTACAGCTCTTCATCATTCCGCTGGACTAG GAAACATTGAGTTGCTGAGGTACTTAATTTCCAAGGGTGTCGATGTCAATTCACAAAGTGATGCTGGTTCTCCTTTAATTTGGGCTGCTGGTCATGACCAACCAGATGCTGTGAAAGTTCTGTTAGAACACCACGCTAAT CCTAATGCTGAAAGTGATGATGATATTACTCCATTGTTGTCATCTGTGGCAGCTGGTTCACTGGCGTGCTTGGAGTTATTGATTCAG GCAGGTGCCAAAGTAAATATGAGTGCTGGTGGAGCGACCCCTTTACACATTGCTGCTGATATTGGGAACTTGGAGATTATAAAATGTTTGTTAAAAGCTGGAGCTGATCCCAATGTAACTGATGAG GAGGGTTTGAAGCCAATACAGGTTGCAGCTGCAAGTGGGAACCGAAGCGCTGTGGAGATCCTCTTTCCCTTGACATCACAAGTTGAAACCATTTCAAAATGGACAGTTGACGGCATACTTGAGTATATGCAGTCTGAAACAAGCAGACAACAG GAACAACCGCGAAATACTAAGGAACTTAATGTCCCAAAAGACTCTACTTCACTGAAGAAAGAGCTCCCTGAG GTGACGCCTGAGGCAAAGAAAAGAGCCGCAGAAGCAAAATCGAGAGGAGGCGATGCTTTCAGTAGAAAGGATTATCAAGCGGCTGTTGATGCATACACGCAG GCAATTGATTTGGACCCAACTGATGCCATTTTTCTTTCCAATCGAAGCCTTTGTTGGCTTCGTCTTGGCCAAGCTGAACATGCCTTAGCTGATGCAAAGGCCTGCAGGGCATTGAAACCAGATTGGCCAAAGGCTTGCTTTCGAGAAGGTGCAGCATTGCGCCTAATGCAG AAGTTTGATGAAGCAGCCAATTGTTTTTATGAGGGTGTGCAGCTCGACCCTGAAAGTAAGGAACTCGTCGATGCTTTCAG GGAAGCGGTTGAAGCTGGAAGGCAGTTCCACAgtaaagataaacaaaaaccaaaaccttaG